Proteins from a genomic interval of Hemicordylus capensis ecotype Gifberg chromosome 14, rHemCap1.1.pri, whole genome shotgun sequence:
- the CHRM1 gene encoding muscarinic acetylcholine receptor M1 codes for MTGILSLITVVGNLLVMVSFKVNRELKTVNNYFLLSLAGADLIIGAISMNLYTTYIVMGRWAMGSVACDLWLALDYVASNASVMNLLVISFDRYFSITRPLTYRAKRTPKRAALMIGLAWAVSFVLWAPAILFWQNFVGMRTVPQDDCYIQFLSVPVITFGTAIAAFYLPVTIMVALYWRIYQETQKRAKELFGLQGSEFKNNLRVTPQTPQNGGSGSGSCSSSEQSQPLASPSATAIAPMQTCCFLGRRAEVLYVDRSSSCSWNTTEEEDVEEASADSLTSSEGEEQPFEVQTVCSAVIHLPMIGSVMKPPQQAPCQDPKAVAGRDWVGGKAFVVVPKEPPGADKRLKKLALPLANKAPMITQREALKRRRNHRHGKRKALSLAKERKAARTLSAILLAFIITWTPYNIMVLVSTFCQGCIPKGLWKLGYWLCYVNSTVNPICYALCNRAFQTTFRMLLQCHWDQRRWRKVPKKVAVCQRTPAH; via the coding sequence ATGACAGGAATCCTCTCCTTGATCACTGTGGTGGGAAACCTCCTGGTGATGGTCTCTTTCAAGGTCAACCGAGAGCTGAAGACCGTCAACAACTACTTCCTCCTCAGCTTGGCTGGTGCGGACCTCATCATTGGGGCCATCTCGATGAACCTATACACCACCTACATTGTCATGGGGCGATGGGCTATGGGCAGCGTGGCCTGTGACCTGTGGCTAGCTCTGGACTACGTGGCCAGTAACGCCTCCgtcatgaacctcttggtcatcAGCTTTGACCGCTATTTCTCCATCACTCGCCCCCTCACTTACAGGGCTAAGCGGACCCCTAAGAGGGCGGCACTTATGATTGGGTTGGCGTGGGCTGTCTCCTTTGTCCTGTGGGCACCCGCCATCTTGTTCTGGCAGAACTTTGTTGGGATGCGGACAGTCCCCCAAGATGACTGCTACATCCAGTTCCTCTCCGTGCCCGTCATCACCTTTGGAACTGCCATCGCGGCCTTCTACCTCCCTGTCACCATCATGGTGGCACTCTACTGGAGGATCTACCAGGAGACCCAGAAGAGAGCCAAAGAGTTGTTTGGACTGCAGGGCTCGGAGTTCAAAAACAACCTCCGGGTCACTCCCCAAACACCCCAAAATGGCGGCAGTGGaagcggcagctgcagcagctccgAGCAATCGCAGCCTCTTGCGTCTCCTTCAGCCACGGCCATCGCTCCCATGCAGACCTGCTGCTTCCTTGGCCGGAGGGCGGAGGTCCTCTACGTCGatcgcagcagcagctgcagctggaaCACCACAGAGGAGGAAGACGTGGAGGAGGCCTCCGCCGACTCCTTGACGTCATCCGAGGGCGAGGAGCAGCCCTTTGAAGTCCAGACGGTTTGCTCGGCGGTCATCCATCTCCCCATGATCGGCAGCGTGATGAAGCCGCCGCAGCAGGCCCCGTGCCAAGACCCCAAGGCGGTGGCTGGAAGGGACTGGGTGGGAGGGAAAGCCTTCGTGGTGGTCCCCAAAGAACCTCCAGGTGCTGACAAGAGGCTCAAGAAACTGGCCCTGCCATTAGCAAACAAAGCACCCATGATCACCCAAAGGGAAGCCTTGAAGAGGAGAAGGAACCACCGGCACGGCAAGCGGAAAGCCCTCTCTCTGGCGAAGGAGAGGAAAGCCGCCCGGACGCTCAGCGCCATCCTTCTGGCCTTCATCATCACCTGGACACCCTACAACATCATGGTGCTGGTGTCGACTTTCTGCCAGGGCTGtatccccaaaggcctttggaagctGGGCTACTGGCTCTGCTACGTCAACAGCACCGTCAACCCCATATGCTACGCCCTCTGCAACCGGGCCTTCCAGACCACCTTCCGGATGCTTCTGCAGTGCCATTGGGATCAACGCCGGTGGAGAAAGGTGCCCAAGAAGGTAGCTGTGTGCCAAAGGACGCCAGCCCACTGA